A single genomic interval of Alteromonas sp. CI.11.F.A3 harbors:
- a CDS encoding EAL domain-containing protein yields the protein MSATDYDNDELIFLDDDGSSDIDTTIYKEWNILIVDDDEEIHTVTRLALSDLIVNDRKLNFLHAYSAKEAKTLLHDYGKTIAIILLDVVMETDDAGFDVVRYIRESMGLTEPRIVLRTGQPGYAPEEEVIKLYDINDYKTKTELTRAKLMTTVISSLRSYQQIMTINQNRVGLEKIITSSANLFEEHSVKGFCEGVVTQISSLIGLDAEGLVCARAGSVLDKDDNGVYVLGAAGEYASFINESIENINNSEISEQVGRCLRLKRHIFESDSSVLYINRSGFEAAVYVNMVSEITNLDKSLLEVFLSSISVGYENVNLFHQLRNAAFRDWLTRLPNRNEFINMLDKPHIFACENCSVALIDVNHFSDINDGLGQEAGNELLRAISDRFQACFDDSVKIGRIGADVFGLIGPSNVVNPDNINSLFQSSFKVSDHTLPVSVTIGLCQLDDKRNIGLEILKRINIALNRAKKNISDNFEYFAKDIEDKTTWRLEMIRRLRSDFMARKLELWFQPQVDLVSEKVVGMEGLLRWPDGNNGYISPAVFVPLAEYSGLIVDIGEWVLEEACHRLKDLKEANFGDLRVAVNISMPQFRDRSFVNKVLGTISSSECDPSLLELEITESVVMDEPQIVIDALRTLKEHGVAIAIDDFGTGFSSMSYLQQLPLDRLKVDRSFIRDIEPGKSAVLAETIVTLGNKLGLLTIAEGIETKEQAEYMIELGCNEAQGFFYAKPMPFSELMDYLVSHKDAN from the coding sequence ATGTCGGCAACGGATTACGATAATGATGAACTTATCTTCTTAGATGATGATGGAAGTTCTGATATCGACACTACAATCTACAAGGAATGGAATATTCTCATCGTTGATGACGACGAGGAGATTCATACCGTTACGCGACTCGCGCTCTCAGACCTTATTGTAAATGATAGAAAGCTCAATTTCCTTCATGCCTATTCGGCTAAAGAAGCTAAAACGTTATTACACGATTACGGTAAAACCATAGCTATTATTCTACTGGATGTTGTCATGGAAACTGACGACGCTGGTTTCGATGTTGTGCGTTATATTCGCGAATCTATGGGGCTAACCGAGCCACGTATTGTCTTAAGAACAGGGCAACCTGGTTACGCACCTGAAGAAGAGGTGATTAAGCTTTACGATATTAACGATTACAAAACAAAGACTGAACTTACCCGCGCTAAACTGATGACCACAGTTATCTCTTCTCTGCGCTCTTATCAGCAAATAATGACAATCAATCAAAACCGTGTTGGTTTAGAAAAAATCATCACCTCGTCGGCCAATTTATTTGAAGAGCATTCGGTTAAAGGGTTTTGCGAAGGGGTTGTTACCCAAATTAGTTCGTTGATTGGATTGGATGCTGAAGGGCTTGTTTGCGCTAGGGCGGGTTCGGTTTTAGATAAAGACGACAACGGTGTGTATGTCTTAGGAGCAGCAGGCGAATATGCTTCTTTCATCAATGAATCTATTGAAAACATTAACAACAGTGAAATTTCCGAGCAAGTAGGTCGTTGCCTTCGCCTTAAACGTCATATTTTCGAATCCGATTCATCTGTGCTGTATATCAACCGTTCTGGATTTGAAGCGGCAGTATACGTGAATATGGTAAGTGAAATTACTAATTTAGACAAAAGCTTATTAGAGGTGTTTCTATCCAGCATTTCGGTTGGCTATGAAAACGTAAACTTGTTTCACCAGTTAAGAAATGCCGCCTTTAGGGATTGGCTTACGCGACTTCCTAACCGTAATGAATTTATTAATATGCTCGATAAACCGCATATTTTTGCCTGCGAGAACTGTTCGGTCGCGCTTATTGATGTAAACCACTTTTCAGACATTAACGATGGTTTAGGCCAAGAGGCTGGAAACGAGCTTTTGCGTGCTATCAGTGATAGGTTTCAAGCTTGCTTCGATGACTCGGTAAAAATCGGGCGCATTGGTGCGGATGTGTTTGGGCTTATTGGGCCTTCCAATGTGGTTAACCCAGACAATATCAATTCATTGTTTCAATCGTCGTTTAAAGTTAGCGACCATACCTTACCGGTCAGTGTGACGATTGGGCTATGTCAGCTTGATGACAAACGAAATATTGGCTTAGAAATTTTAAAACGCATTAATATTGCATTAAACCGCGCGAAAAAGAACATCAGCGATAACTTCGAATATTTTGCGAAAGACATTGAAGACAAAACGACGTGGCGCCTTGAAATGATCCGTCGCTTACGTAGCGACTTCATGGCACGTAAGCTGGAGTTATGGTTTCAACCGCAAGTAGACTTAGTCAGTGAAAAAGTGGTTGGCATGGAAGGTTTGCTGCGTTGGCCTGATGGCAATAATGGCTATATTTCTCCTGCGGTGTTTGTCCCTCTGGCTGAGTATTCAGGTTTAATTGTTGATATTGGTGAGTGGGTGCTAGAAGAAGCGTGCCATCGTTTAAAAGATTTAAAAGAGGCAAATTTCGGCGATTTACGAGTTGCGGTAAATATATCAATGCCTCAATTCAGAGATAGATCTTTTGTTAATAAAGTACTTGGCACTATTAGCTCATCTGAATGCGATCCAAGTCTACTTGAGTTAGAAATAACAGAAAGTGTGGTGATGGATGAACCGCAAATTGTAATAGATGCCCTTAGAACGTTAAAAGAACATGGCGTAGCCATAGCAATAGACGACTTCGGTACAGGGTTTTCGTCTATGAGTTACTTGCAGCAACTTCCGCTAGATCGTTTAAAAGTCGACCGCTCGTTTATCCGAGACATTGAACCGGGTAAAAGTGCAGTGCTTGCCGAGACCATTGTGACCTTAGGAAACAAATTAGGACTACTCACTATTGCTGAAGGAATTGAAACCAAAGAGCAAGCTGAGTATATGATTGAATTGGGTTGTAACGAAGCGCAAGGTTTCTTCTACGCTAAACCCATGCCATTTAGTGAATTGATGGATTACCTTGTGTCCCACAAAGACGCGAACTAA
- a CDS encoding TIGR03899 family protein: MKITPDPYTSSLPKTKRPTEPSQANRTDNPNQSATQNVQQDTPTHFVRQKILSWFSRVGISPSMAKDPKSQRNTLERRKQIIELQKAANLQAVLNIALNVTITESESDGLDPDWFFAFSNMAEEIHSPGMQELWGKIFAVEVSKPGSFSLRSLQMLKLLTHRDAKVFAKAVSIASRRQLDTIPRILVGFHRKKGILSFFKRAVPEQLNLASVGLSYPDLLALQDMKLLYASEIESGEYAEGQQTRWRCGAEQFTLESKQPGVALVYFKFTAVGSELYKLVPRKQNPAYLSALKGVLSEVFNIH, translated from the coding sequence ATGAAGATAACCCCTGATCCTTATACCAGTTCACTTCCTAAGACCAAGCGCCCTACTGAACCATCGCAGGCTAACCGTACCGATAATCCAAACCAAAGTGCGACTCAAAACGTGCAACAAGATACACCGACACACTTTGTACGGCAAAAGATACTCTCTTGGTTCTCTCGTGTCGGCATTTCTCCTTCAATGGCCAAAGATCCGAAAAGCCAACGAAACACGTTAGAACGAAGAAAGCAGATAATTGAATTACAAAAAGCTGCAAACCTTCAAGCTGTCTTAAATATAGCACTAAATGTAACTATAACCGAATCGGAAAGCGATGGACTTGATCCAGATTGGTTTTTTGCCTTTAGCAACATGGCAGAAGAGATCCACAGTCCAGGAATGCAGGAGCTTTGGGGCAAGATTTTTGCCGTTGAGGTAAGTAAACCCGGCAGCTTTTCTCTTCGCAGTTTACAAATGCTAAAATTGCTTACTCACAGAGACGCGAAAGTCTTTGCGAAGGCCGTCAGTATAGCCAGTAGACGGCAACTCGATACCATCCCTCGTATTTTAGTCGGTTTCCATAGGAAAAAAGGCATACTGTCGTTTTTCAAACGTGCCGTTCCAGAACAACTAAATTTAGCCTCTGTGGGCCTTTCCTATCCAGATTTACTGGCGCTTCAAGATATGAAGCTACTTTATGCCAGCGAGATAGAAAGCGGTGAATATGCAGAAGGCCAACAAACAAGATGGCGCTGTGGTGCAGAACAATTCACACTAGAAAGTAAGCAGCCAGGTGTGGCCTTGGTGTATTTTAAATTTACCGCAGTAGGTAGCGAGCTTTATAAGCTTGTACCACGAAAACAAAACCCAGCTTATTTATCGGCACTCAAGGGCGTATTAAGCGAAGTCTTTAATATTCATTAA
- a CDS encoding uracil-DNA glycosylase family protein — MTNSAIIFDNLVQEAKQCSLCIEHLPYGVNPIFSIGSQAKVVLIGQAPGLIAHKNTKAFSDKSGERLRQWLHIDTTTFYDESKLAIMPMGFCFPGYKNGADAPPRKECAPTWHNRMLNAIQPELILLVGRYAQQYYLPEYRTLTDAIKNNCDERFAVLPHPSGRNNRWLAQHPWFESEYLPHVVERLTPLLK, encoded by the coding sequence ATGACTAATTCGGCGATTATTTTTGATAATTTAGTACAAGAGGCGAAACAGTGTTCGTTGTGTATTGAACACCTTCCCTATGGCGTAAACCCAATTTTCTCTATTGGGTCACAGGCAAAGGTTGTCCTAATTGGTCAAGCGCCTGGCCTGATCGCACATAAAAACACGAAAGCCTTCAGCGATAAAAGTGGTGAAAGGCTGAGGCAGTGGCTACATATCGATACTACAACGTTTTACGATGAAAGCAAATTAGCCATTATGCCTATGGGATTTTGCTTTCCTGGCTACAAAAATGGGGCTGATGCACCACCTAGAAAAGAATGCGCCCCCACTTGGCACAATAGGATGTTAAACGCCATACAACCAGAATTAATCTTACTTGTCGGTAGATATGCCCAGCAATATTACTTACCTGAGTACCGAACATTAACAGACGCTATAAAGAACAATTGTGATGAGAGGTTTGCTGTGCTGCCCCACCCGTCTGGTAGAAACAACCGCTGGCTTGCACAGCACCCTTGGTTTGAATCTGAGTATTTACCTCACGTGGTAGAGCGCTTAACTCCACTACTAAAGTAA
- the cysI gene encoding assimilatory sulfite reductase (NADPH) hemoprotein subunit gives MSNEKSPFIVEGKLADNERLKRESNNLRGTIETDLKDDLTGGFTADNFQLIRFHGMYQQDDRDIRGERAKQKLEPLHNVMLRARLPGGVITPDQWLAIDKFAADHTMYGSIRLTTRQTFQFHGVLKPKIKSMHQMLNKAGIDSIATAGDVNRNVLCTSNPVESALHVEAYAWAKKISEHLLPKTRAYAEIWLDGERVETTEKPVEPILGDNYLPRKFKTTVVIPPQNDVDVHANDLNFVAIAENGKLIGFNVLVGGGLAMTHGDKSTFPRKASDFGFIGLDDTLAVAAAVVTTQRDWGNRVNRKNAKTKYTLERVGVDNFKAEVEKRAGVTFGETRPYEFTTRGDSFGWVEGIDGKYHLTLFIENGRILDYPGKTLKTGCAEIAKIHTGDFRLTANQNLIVAGVPAEDKEKIEALAREHGLIAPEISNQRLDSMACVALPTCPLAMAEAERYLPDAVTELEGLLIKHGLADDSIIFRVTGCPNGCGRAMLAEVGLVGKGPGKYNFHLGGDREGTRIPKMYRENISEQEIMAELDSLIGKWAKERNGNESFGDYVIRAEIVAPVVDSARDFYE, from the coding sequence ATGAGCAATGAAAAATCACCATTTATCGTTGAGGGCAAACTGGCTGACAACGAGCGCTTAAAGCGTGAAAGTAATAACTTACGCGGCACTATCGAAACCGATTTAAAAGACGATTTAACCGGTGGGTTCACGGCGGATAACTTCCAACTTATTCGCTTCCACGGAATGTACCAGCAAGACGACCGCGATATTCGCGGCGAGCGTGCTAAGCAAAAACTAGAGCCATTACACAACGTAATGCTACGTGCCCGTTTACCAGGTGGGGTTATTACCCCTGACCAATGGTTAGCTATCGACAAGTTTGCCGCCGATCACACTATGTACGGCAGTATTCGTCTTACTACCCGTCAAACGTTCCAGTTTCACGGTGTATTAAAGCCAAAAATTAAGTCGATGCACCAAATGCTTAATAAAGCAGGTATCGACTCTATTGCTACTGCTGGTGACGTAAACCGAAACGTACTTTGTACCTCTAATCCAGTTGAGTCTGCTTTACACGTTGAAGCGTACGCGTGGGCTAAGAAGATAAGCGAGCACTTACTTCCTAAAACCCGTGCTTATGCTGAAATTTGGCTAGATGGCGAAAGAGTGGAAACCACTGAAAAGCCAGTAGAACCAATTTTAGGTGACAATTACTTACCTCGTAAGTTTAAAACCACCGTAGTTATTCCACCGCAAAACGATGTAGATGTTCACGCGAATGATCTTAACTTTGTGGCCATTGCTGAAAACGGCAAGCTGATTGGTTTTAACGTACTAGTGGGCGGCGGCCTAGCCATGACTCATGGCGATAAGAGCACCTTCCCACGTAAAGCCAGTGACTTTGGTTTTATTGGTTTGGACGACACATTAGCCGTTGCAGCAGCAGTGGTGACTACCCAGCGCGATTGGGGTAACCGTGTTAACCGCAAAAACGCCAAAACCAAATACACACTAGAACGTGTAGGCGTAGATAACTTTAAGGCCGAAGTAGAGAAACGTGCAGGCGTGACCTTTGGCGAAACCCGTCCTTATGAATTTACAACCCGTGGCGATAGCTTCGGCTGGGTTGAAGGCATAGACGGCAAATACCACTTAACCCTATTTATCGAAAACGGCCGAATTTTAGATTATCCGGGCAAAACCTTAAAAACAGGGTGTGCTGAGATTGCAAAAATTCATACTGGCGACTTCCGCTTAACCGCGAATCAGAACCTGATTGTGGCGGGTGTACCAGCAGAAGATAAAGAAAAGATTGAAGCTTTGGCCCGAGAGCATGGCCTTATTGCGCCAGAGATTTCAAACCAACGTCTTGATTCTATGGCTTGTGTTGCATTGCCAACATGCCCGTTAGCGATGGCCGAAGCTGAGCGCTACTTGCCTGATGCGGTGACTGAGCTTGAAGGTTTACTAATTAAGCATGGCTTAGCGGATGACAGTATTATTTTCCGTGTAACAGGCTGCCCGAATGGGTGTGGTCGCGCCATGTTGGCCGAAGTTGGTTTAGTGGGTAAAGGCCCAGGAAAATATAATTTCCACTTAGGTGGCGATCGTGAAGGAACGCGTATTCCTAAGATGTATCGTGAAAACATCAGTGAACAAGAAATTATGGCCGAACTTGATTCATTAATTGGCAAGTGGGCGAAAGAGCGTAACGGTAACGAATCGTTCGGTGATTATGTTATTCGCGCTGAAATTGTCGCACCCGTTGTCGATTCAGCTAGAGACTTTTATGAGTAA
- a CDS encoding phosphoadenylyl-sulfate reductase has product MSNSTLLNSSPLTLDISKEALADINVELEEMSAQARVAWALENLPDSHIVSSSFGAQSAVMLHMLTQAKPDIPVVLTDTGYLFPETYKFIDELKDALNLNLHVYNADISSAWQEARFGRLWEQGVEGIEQYNRMNKVEPMQRALKELNAGTWFAGLRRSQSDTRGKLPVLQKVGSQFKLYPIIDWSNKDLHYYLKEHGLSYHPLWDEGYVSIGDWHTTQSLQEGMSEQDTRFFGLKRECGLHEFGDGI; this is encoded by the coding sequence ATGAGTAATTCGACGCTACTTAATAGCAGTCCGCTAACACTTGATATCAGCAAGGAAGCCCTTGCCGATATCAATGTTGAACTGGAAGAGATGAGTGCTCAGGCCCGCGTGGCGTGGGCGCTTGAAAACTTACCTGACAGTCACATTGTGTCATCAAGCTTTGGTGCCCAATCTGCGGTTATGCTACACATGCTTACCCAAGCTAAGCCAGATATTCCCGTGGTATTAACGGATACGGGCTATTTGTTTCCTGAAACCTACAAGTTTATTGACGAGTTGAAAGACGCATTGAATTTGAACTTGCACGTGTATAACGCAGATATTTCATCTGCGTGGCAAGAAGCTCGCTTTGGTCGATTATGGGAGCAAGGTGTTGAAGGCATTGAGCAGTACAACCGAATGAACAAGGTTGAACCTATGCAACGTGCTTTGAAAGAACTTAACGCAGGTACGTGGTTTGCCGGTTTACGCCGTAGCCAATCTGATACCCGCGGTAAGTTACCTGTGCTTCAAAAGGTGGGCAGTCAGTTTAAGCTCTATCCTATTATTGATTGGAGCAACAAAGACCTGCACTACTATTTGAAAGAGCATGGTCTGTCTTATCATCCTTTGTGGGATGAAGGCTATGTATCTATTGGCGATTGGCATACCACGCAATCATTGCAAGAAGGCATGAGTGAACAAGATACGCGTTTCTTCGGGCTTAAGCGTGAATGTGGGTTGCACGAGTTTGGTGACGGTATTTAA
- a CDS encoding alpha/beta hydrolase produces MANETDNLTNWHKSGQTFMHHGYDIFYQDSDPLNSHPTDKPTMLLIHGFPTASWDWHKIWPALCERYRVITLDMMGFGFSSKPVRYEYSIAEQASLFEALLAYLNITLCHVVAHDYGDTVAQEMLARQRERSGSSVLRFNSVTLLNGGLFPETHRAKRIQKLLNSPLGKIIGLCMSKKSIARSMCDVFGERTQPSEQDLEDFWQLINARGGRQVFHKLIRYMNERITHRERWVDALKHSPCPIQIINGSADAISGEHMVQRYEEIITRQHIVKLPNIGHYPQLEAPIDVSNPIISFINNIETPLA; encoded by the coding sequence ATGGCGAATGAAACGGACAACTTGACCAACTGGCACAAAAGCGGTCAAACATTCATGCATCACGGTTATGATATTTTTTATCAAGACAGTGACCCGTTAAATAGTCACCCTACCGACAAACCCACAATGCTGCTTATACATGGGTTTCCAACCGCAAGTTGGGATTGGCATAAAATATGGCCAGCGCTGTGCGAACGTTATCGAGTTATCACGTTAGATATGATGGGGTTTGGTTTTTCTAGCAAGCCGGTGCGCTACGAATACAGTATTGCCGAACAAGCGTCGTTATTCGAAGCTTTGTTGGCTTACTTGAATATAACACTATGCCATGTCGTTGCTCACGATTATGGCGACACTGTAGCCCAAGAGATGCTAGCACGTCAGAGGGAAAGAAGCGGTTCATCTGTTTTACGTTTTAACTCAGTCACCCTGCTTAACGGAGGGCTCTTTCCCGAAACCCATAGGGCGAAACGCATACAAAAGCTTTTAAATAGCCCGTTAGGTAAGATTATTGGCTTATGCATGAGTAAAAAAAGTATCGCTCGGAGCATGTGCGATGTATTTGGTGAGCGCACTCAACCTAGTGAACAAGACTTAGAAGACTTTTGGCAATTAATAAATGCTCGAGGAGGACGGCAGGTTTTCCATAAGCTAATTCGCTATATGAACGAGCGAATTACACACAGAGAAAGATGGGTTGATGCTCTAAAACATAGCCCCTGCCCGATTCAAATAATCAATGGGAGTGCGGATGCTATCTCCGGTGAACATATGGTTCAAAGATATGAAGAAATTATCACCAGGCAGCATATTGTAAAACTGCCTAATATTGGTCACTACCCTCAGCTAGAAGCGCCTATCGATGTAAGTAATCCAATAATTTCCTTTATAAACAACATTGAAACGCCCTTAGCATAA
- a CDS encoding acyl-CoA desaturase yields MNKPPLILTNVLVFIITGAIAFIGVPVWVINHGIDWAEIGTAIFLFYFTGMSITAGYHRLWSHKTYDANIVVRVILAIGGAMALQNSILHWSSDHRIHHRHVDDNEKDPYSAKRGLWFAHIGWMLREYQEKRYDDYRNCKDLQKDKVVMWQHNYYLPIVLAANFGVTGFLGWLNGDILGMILVAGVLRLVLVHHVTFFINSLAHFWGNQPYTDSNTARDNGVLAFFTFGEGYHNYHHIFEYDYRNGIRWYQFDPTKWLIRGLSYMGLTYNLRRVPEERIEKARAAMQLQRASEQVSVLPNAEELMHTIEQEYELLMQRMSDYYAAKKRLMKVKQKSLKRSIEGLELTYKYKELKHALAVQKEKWLQLQSLSLHTA; encoded by the coding sequence ATGAATAAACCACCTCTTATCCTGACGAATGTCTTAGTGTTCATAATTACCGGCGCCATCGCCTTTATTGGCGTACCTGTATGGGTTATCAATCATGGAATTGATTGGGCGGAAATAGGCACTGCGATTTTCTTATTTTATTTCACTGGTATGTCAATTACTGCCGGTTACCATCGTCTGTGGTCACATAAAACCTATGATGCGAATATTGTCGTGCGCGTAATACTTGCTATCGGCGGCGCAATGGCACTGCAAAATAGCATATTGCACTGGAGTTCAGATCACAGAATTCACCACCGTCATGTAGATGACAACGAAAAAGATCCTTATTCAGCAAAACGCGGGTTGTGGTTTGCACACATTGGTTGGATGCTCCGCGAGTATCAAGAAAAGCGATATGACGACTATAGAAACTGCAAAGATTTGCAGAAAGATAAGGTTGTTATGTGGCAACACAACTACTACCTGCCTATCGTTCTTGCTGCTAACTTTGGCGTTACTGGCTTTTTAGGTTGGTTGAATGGCGACATCCTGGGCATGATTTTAGTGGCTGGCGTATTGCGCTTGGTGCTTGTTCATCACGTTACTTTCTTTATTAATTCCTTAGCACATTTCTGGGGAAACCAGCCGTACACTGATTCAAACACGGCCAGAGATAACGGTGTGCTAGCGTTTTTCACCTTTGGCGAGGGTTATCACAATTACCATCATATTTTTGAATATGACTATCGCAACGGTATTCGTTGGTATCAGTTTGATCCAACAAAATGGTTAATCCGCGGACTGTCTTACATGGGCCTAACATATAACCTACGTCGTGTGCCTGAAGAGCGTATTGAAAAAGCAAGAGCGGCAATGCAATTGCAACGCGCTAGCGAACAAGTCTCTGTATTGCCCAACGCAGAAGAGCTTATGCACACTATTGAGCAAGAGTACGAGCTACTTATGCAACGTATGTCTGATTACTATGCGGCGAAAAAGCGTTTGATGAAGGTAAAGCAAAAATCACTCAAACGCTCAATAGAGGGTTTAGAGCTTACCTACAAGTACAAAGAACTTAAGCATGCGTTAGCCGTTCAAAAAGAAAAGTGGCTACAATTACAAAGTCTATCGCTTCATACCGCGTAG
- the sthA gene encoding Si-specific NAD(P)(+) transhydrogenase — translation MATKQKDKPVTPSYQYDAIVIGTGPGGEGVAMQLAKAGKKVAVVERYEAVGGGCTHWGTIPSKALRHSVSRLIEYNNSPLFADNHLSRSLTFAEIMHHASGVVKSQTRLRSSFYDRNRVNLYHGEASFLDANTLQIVRDDGSKDILTAAQIAIATGSRPYTPPDIDFDHPRIYNSDTILSLDHDPKSIIIYGAGVIGSEYASIFRGMGVKVDLVNMRDRLLSFLDTEISDALSYHLWNNGVLIRHNETYKSVEGKEDSVVLNLESGKRMKADCLLFANGRTGNTDMLGLETIGLKADNRGQLSVNEKYQTQVDNIFAVGDVIGYPSLASAAYNQGRFAAEAMLGATTHTALVADIPTGIYTIPEISSVGKTEQELTAAKIPYEVGRAQFKHLARAQIASTQVGSLKILFHRETKKVLGIHCFGERASEIVHIGQAIMQQKGEGNTIDYFVNTTFNYPTMAEAYRVAAINGLNRIF, via the coding sequence ATGGCGACAAAGCAAAAAGATAAACCAGTAACCCCTTCTTACCAATACGATGCCATTGTTATAGGTACAGGACCTGGGGGCGAAGGTGTAGCCATGCAATTGGCTAAAGCTGGCAAGAAAGTCGCCGTAGTAGAAAGGTATGAAGCGGTGGGAGGTGGATGTACGCATTGGGGTACTATTCCGTCTAAAGCGTTAAGGCACTCCGTTAGCCGCTTAATTGAATATAACAACTCCCCCCTTTTTGCAGACAATCATTTAAGCCGAAGTCTCACTTTTGCAGAAATTATGCATCACGCCAGTGGCGTGGTAAAAAGTCAGACTCGTCTTAGATCGTCGTTTTATGATAGAAACCGCGTTAACTTGTACCACGGTGAAGCTAGCTTCCTTGATGCCAATACCTTACAGATAGTCCGTGATGATGGTTCGAAAGATATTTTAACGGCAGCGCAAATTGCTATTGCTACGGGTTCGCGCCCCTACACACCACCCGATATCGATTTTGATCATCCTAGAATTTATAACTCAGACACTATTTTGTCTCTTGATCACGATCCTAAATCCATCATTATCTACGGTGCAGGTGTTATTGGGTCAGAATACGCCAGCATCTTTCGCGGCATGGGCGTAAAAGTCGACCTCGTAAATATGCGAGACAGACTTCTTTCTTTCCTTGATACCGAAATTTCAGATGCGCTTAGTTACCACCTATGGAACAACGGCGTACTTATTAGACATAACGAAACCTATAAGTCGGTGGAAGGTAAAGAAGACAGCGTAGTATTAAACCTAGAGTCAGGTAAACGAATGAAAGCTGATTGCTTGTTGTTTGCCAACGGCCGCACCGGTAATACTGACATGCTAGGTTTAGAGACCATTGGCCTAAAAGCAGATAATCGAGGTCAACTCAGCGTCAATGAGAAATACCAAACTCAAGTAGATAACATCTTTGCCGTAGGCGACGTTATCGGATACCCAAGCTTAGCCTCTGCTGCCTATAATCAAGGCCGATTTGCCGCTGAAGCCATGTTAGGGGCCACGACACACACCGCATTGGTGGCTGATATTCCCACTGGTATTTATACCATTCCAGAGATTAGTTCGGTTGGAAAAACCGAACAAGAGCTTACCGCCGCAAAAATACCTTACGAAGTGGGTAGAGCCCAGTTTAAACATTTGGCGCGCGCGCAGATTGCGTCAACACAGGTTGGTAGTTTAAAAATTCTATTTCATAGAGAAACTAAGAAAGTCTTGGGTATTCATTGTTTTGGAGAGCGTGCGTCAGAAATTGTACACATTGGACAAGCAATTATGCAGCAAAAGGGCGAAGGAAATACTATCGACTACTTTGTGAATACGACCTTTAATTATCCAACTATGGCCGAAGCTTATCGTGTAGCAGCAATTAATGGGCTAAATAGAATATTTTAA